Genomic window (Balearica regulorum gibbericeps isolate bBalReg1 chromosome Z, bBalReg1.pri, whole genome shotgun sequence):
aaaacactCTAGAAACAATATATTCTCCCATTACCCATTAAgccgattaaaaaaaaaaaatattattaggCAAGTCAAGAGCAACCAGACACTTGATCACACAACACCAAAATATTCCGACACTCACCTTTTTAATAGCCACGATTCGGTTGGTGTTCTTATCCTTCGCTTTATAGACAGTAGCAAACTAAGGAGAACGAGAGAGGCTCCCGTGACCACGGGGCAGACAAGGCGCGTGCCAGCGCAGCCCTCCCCGGGCCCGGGACGTTGCCGTGGCAGAGGCGGCTCCCGAGCCCAGCTCcgcaggctggagagctgcccgCGCCGGGCCCTTCCCTCAGGAGGGGGCCATGAAACCCCGCTGTCAGCAGGCTGGCGGGGGACAACCTGCCTCCCCAGCCGCCTCCTTTCGCGCCCTACAACCGCggtacccccccccccgcctcgcaGGTGGATCCCGCCGCTGCGTGCGGCAGGCGAGAcggggctgggccgggctgCAAGCGGCCACAGGGCCGCGGGCTCACCCCGCCGCGGCCACCGCGGTCACAACAGGGCCCTCACCTCCTGATCGCCCCTCGCACGGCGGCCGGCCCCGGCTGGTCCCTCAGAGGGGACCCCGCACCTGACAGGCCAGGGGAAGCCTGTGGTGCTCTCACACGCACCTTCCGCCTCCCTCCCGCCGCGCCCCAACGGCCGCTCACCTGTCCCTCCCCCAAGAAGTCAAGCTTCTCGTAGCGCTTAGCGCGCGCTCGCGCGTCCATGGCCGCCGGGGGAGAACGGAGGGGAGCGGCGAGGCCGGCGACGGGGCTTTTAACACCGCCAGCGCCGGGCGCCGCGCCGCTTCCGGCCCGCGAGCCAACCCCGCCCCTGGCAACCGCCGGCGTCACCGCACCCctcgccccgccccccccgcgcGCAGCTGAGGGCGCCTCGCGAGAGCCGCCTGAGGCCCCGCCCCCACCCCCGTGAGGCGGAGGAGGCGCGGGGCGCGTGCGGCCGGGCTTGAGCACCAAGTGCGACCCCGCGCGGCGCCTGCACCTGCCCGCGGCACGAGCCTCCGGCCGCACGGGCTCGGTCCCCTCTGGCACGTCACAGGCCGTAGCTAAGGCCCGCACGGCACCATTGCGCTGCAAATTAAGCCTTCGGATGAGGTACAGCGCAGAATCGCAGAACGGCAGGGGCCGGAAGGGACCTccgctagagcaggatcacctagagccTTCCGGTGTATCGGCCGCTCCTCCAGCTCAGTATCCTCAGCAAACTTGCACAGCAaagggtgcactctgtcccctcatccaggtcattgatgaacaCGTTGAaaagactggacccagtactgacccctggggcacaccactagctacaggcctccaaccaGACCctgcactgcttatcacaaccctctgagacctgccattcagccagttctcaacccacctcactgtccactcacccaacccacacttcctaagcttgcttatgagGATGTTACGGGAGACGGTGTCAacagccttgctgaagtcaaggtagacaacatccactgctctcctctcatcCAACAGCCAGCCATGccatgccatcatagaaggctatcagattggtcaggcacGATTTCCCCTCGGTGAATCCATGCTCACCACCCCGAtaaccttctcctccacatgctcaGAGATGACATCCAGAACTGTAATTGGACCCGAAGGGCTGTCTGCTCAAACAGTTAACGGTTTAAATTACACCAGAAGAACCTGTTTTGAGTTTTCTCCCAACCTCAGATCTGATATTCAGGGAAAACGGCTGCTACGCAACTGCGCGACCAAAGCTGTGTAACTGTTGAGAACAACCACAGTGCCTCAGCCATCTCTGAGAATACTTCAGCGGCCCTTTCCTGCCCATAAAATCATCCCTGAGGAGACAAATTCATCTTTTCaagtagaaaatgaaagtaaCTCAGTTATATTGTCAAGTTTGCAAACGGctaatcagaaaaatattttaatgctgtgGACATCATGTATATTCAATTGCCGGTTAGCCatcaacagaaaatccttctCAATCACAAATTAATATACGGTATGTTGTGTCAAACTTCTCACCCTTCGTATGGGTTTTTATTAAAGCTATTAGTATACAATTATTTAATTAAGGAAATCCCTTTATTGTGAATACAACGCTTCATTCCTCAATGGTGGCCAACGAACTACCGTCCATACTTATTCTGGACCTCCACgctgtaaaagaaaagcagacagtTAAATACATTCCActaaaaaaggaggaaaagaagatcAAATCTTTTAAACTGTTACAGACTAACAAAGTTCtagatttaatttctgatttataCATTGATTTTTAATCTATAAAAGAACATGCACAGAGTGTCAAATATCAGCATCTACCAGTATCAGCTCCATTTTTTCCAGGAGAGAATACAAAAAGAATGACACCTGCAACCTACAGTTACAGCTGCTTCCGCTTCTCTCACTCTGAAGAAATCTGACCTGTAACTCACTTTAGAAAGGTCtgacaaacacagcagcagtgaaCACCagttttagaatatttttcactgCCCAAATTccaaagtaaaaacaaaatcaaggtGAGGCATTACAATCTATATGAGAAACCAGAAAGTTATTCATTATTTgccaacaaaattattttacaactCACCATTAGAAAATTTATGCTAGAGGTCAAGAAATGTGTTACTATGGGAAataactaattttatttctaattgtaATACCCTTACCATATATATGCAGGAAAACGGATGTCTTCTACTAACATGATTACACTGTAGGTGTCCTTATTTAACAAAGCTGTGCAAgtgtcttttcattttgaactCACACGTATTGTGTGCACAAGTTCTTAAAATTTTGTGCATTCTCCCTTTTTAAGCATCAGTGATGGCAAATGAGAATTGTTACGGaacaaaaacagatttttcttgcctttcgtgtacaatgccatatttgcaaatattgaaGAAGATATTTGTATcaagtttaataaaatatttccactaCTAGAAATACAAGAGTTAACTTACTAATAAATAACTTATAAAAACTagtttgagaaatattttggacTTCAGTCACCTGAAAATAGCCTTTGCTGGTCTGAAAGCAGACTCCTGTGCTCCTGTCCAGCCCATTCACATTACACATTAAACAGCTGTTACAAAACAGGTAGGGACAGGGATTAACGTTGGCTATGCCTATCGACAGCCATCTGCATGTCTTTTTTAAGTCCGTATGTCTCCACTCAGGGACACCACAAGCTACTAATTAGTGAGAGTTGGGTACCTTGTGTATTAAGAATTTGTAGTTTGCGTATTGGGCATCAAAGCCATGAAAGCTGGGATCGCATCCTTACCGAGAATTACAGATACCAGATTTGAAACTTTGAAGTAGGTGCAGAAATAAGCTACATGCTAGGTAGATACAGACAATACACACCAACACATGAAACTTACTTGAATATATTCAATCTCTTCATCTGACATAAgtttccttctgtatttctgaggTAAGGTTCTTGCTAGTTCGGAAGTGTCTGGTGTACCTTGTACTCTActaacagcagaaatattttgaaatgccaGTGATCTGCCTCCTGCAGACCCCTGTGCTTTTGAAGCATGGAGAGATGGCACACTTGCTTGTAGAGATTCCTGTACTGAAACCCAGATTGCAAAACCATTTACAGAGATACAGCAaggctttaaaattaattaatgagCACCCAATAAAAGTTACCAGTTattgattattttcttcattataacAAATACTTCAAAGAATTAAGACACTCTACTTCTCACAAcctgtttttattgttgttaaaaacagtgaaaaaattcAGACAGTGAAAGAAAGCATGTTtgagtggcagaaacaccgaTATGGAAACAGAAGATAAATGAGTGTACATCCTAACAAAGACTTTTTCACTGGGAAGCTGTACTTagagaaaaagcatgaaatatccaaattgtgtgtgtgtgtaggcaATTATGTAGAAAGATAAGTAACATAATTAACTAAGATCCACTgagatgctgctttttgtttactGTGACTGTAAAGACAGACAAGTGAAAAAGAGGTAGAGGCTTACAGAAAGATAAAGCTCCCAACTATTAACATACCATAACGTGCAATGCAGCGTTGTACCCATTTGTAATATTACAAAGTAGCAGCATATCAAATTTTGTTAATGATGTGCAGAATGACCACCAACTATCGGGCACCAGTAACCAATGTTAGCAAAATGCAGAGACCAACGAGTGCAGGAAGTACTTCACAGGCGAGGGCCAGGAGCTAGACTTAAGGCATTCACATTAGAGAAGGCTCCTTAAGTTTGAGGAAGGGAAGCAGATAACAAAAGGGCACTGTTGTCAGTGTCAGCATGCTGAATCTTAGCCTGTCCCACCATGGCTGATTTTACAATGGAAGTACGCAATTACCTCACCAGGCAGGACGCAGTCCCACAGCAATTTGTTTACTTCGTAAGCACGCAGACCTCTATATATAAGGTTAAAACACCTGATAAAGCAGAATGCTTCCACAGGAAGCCCCTTTCAATGCTCCTGAAAAATGAGCAAGACAAATGCAACACCTGAACAGCTGGGACAGAGGGACTACATTAAATAAGCAGCACTAAGACTGGATGAGTCAAAGAAGGCAAGGAGTTAAAATACCACAGCATtgcctgcctctctccctcctgcctgcaacAAGATCAATGAGGACAAAGGAGAGGAGCCAGTTTTAGCCACAGTGAGTCTGAGTCAATAGCAGGATTGGGAGATCAAACACCTGCAGCAATGTGATCAAACCAccattggtttaaaaaaaaaaaaaagccaccattGAGAGGCACATTCAGCAGCTCTCAGTCAGAAGACTGTATCCGAAAGTCCCAAGTTGATCAGGTGGTTCAGGAACAATGGAAGGTCCCAAAcagtgaggaagaagagagaccATCAGAAGGAGCATATTCTGAAGAGGGGGCATGCCATtaagctgaaattttaaaatttaagagcAGGAGACAGAAGGAACACaggatgaaaacagaagaaatagctGTTTGTCAACTTTCTAACAACACACAGCTGGAATAGTTTTGGCAGGTAATTActacaaagtatttttgtttcaagaaatAACACATCTTATATatgaaaaatcaagaaacagTTTTTCTGAGTTTGTTTCATACATCACAAAAATGTCTAGAGATTTGTCAAGCATTTTCCTCCACTGCATGTTTCAAAGTCTGAAGTGTACCTGGAGTAGATGCATTAGCCAATTAAAAACATCAGAAGTCAGGACTCAAAAGTACCAGACTTAATACTGCTGTTGCTTTAGCTCAGATACAGTCTCTaaatttttcccttccctctttgaGACCATCATGTTGCTGTAGTAATACAGTAAAAGAATTTGGCTGCCCTTTCAAGCACCCATGTCCCTAAAAGCATAGTCTTGATCTGCAGAGCTCTGGTTTGCTACGTAGAAGCACCAGTCTGGTACAGCGAAACACAGTTATTGCTACAGCATTCAAGCAAGGTGAGGTAGATTGCAATTTACTAATCAGCTGACAGATCCTGATTAAGGTAGAAAAGTCTAACATACTCAAAAGATACAGTCACAAAAATCTTAGGATGCAGAGCTAATGAGGTAACACATTTTCAAGCCTTTGAGAAAGCAGTTTGCTGGCATGAGAGGTGGTAGATTTGGCTGAACTGTACATAACATACAGAATTCTAAATCACAAACATGATAATGCTGTGGCAAATAACATGGTACAGAATAATTTCTAAACAAGTGAGAATAACATAACAGAGCTTCTTAAGATGTCTCCTACCTCAgtttcaaatgctttcttgACTCAAAAGGAATATTAAACCAACATATCACTCACGTAACTTTGATGTCTAAATGTAACAGTATTGTGAGTCCTATAAATATCAACATAGTTATAGGTATAAAAATTAATGTCAAAGATCgcaatgaaattaattttttctcagCATTAATTAGCAGCACAAGGAAACACTTCTTAAAATGTACAGTGGGATGGGTCTCCCAGCTGTAATCAGGGTTTTAAATACCACAGACATCACACACTCCAACTGAGAAAAGAGATGAGGTAAACACATCATCAACATAATTTCTGCAAATATCACCGAATACCTAAGACTGCTTCAAACTGACTTGGGCACAATCATTTCAAGCAACTTTGGAAAAATGGGACTTTATATACAAGTAGAAAAATGACACTGGAAATCTTCAGGAATCTGCCTTGACCCAGAAATGAAGACATGCATGTATTACGTCTATTCCCACAGTTGTATAGCATCTGTAAAGGAAGAGTCAAAGAGTTGCCTTCAAATTA
Coding sequences:
- the KGD4 gene encoding alpha-ketoglutarate dehydrogenase component 4, with translation MGSKMAAATRVVQVVKPHTPLIKFPDRKSSPRPKIQESLQASVPSLHASKAQGSAGGRSLAFQNISAVSRVQGTPDTSELARTLPQKYRRKLMSDEEIEYIQRGGPE